From one Salvelinus alpinus chromosome 14, SLU_Salpinus.1, whole genome shotgun sequence genomic stretch:
- the LOC139538316 gene encoding cell division cycle protein 16 homolog isoform X2, which produces MYKGSIRTITMNLDRLRKRVRHYIDQQQYQSALFWADKIASLSHEDPQDIYWLAQCLYLTSQYHRASHALRSRKLDQLYGACQYLAARCHYAAKEFQQALDILDMEEPASKKLLDRSVKEDHGIQQSPNDWEMSPASIDSSICLLRGKIYDAMDNRPLATSSYKEALKLDVYCFEAFDLLTSHHMLTAQEEKDFLDSLPLSQQCTEEEDELLHFLFENKLKKYNKPSDMVVPEMVNGLQDNLDVVVSIAERHYYNCDFKMCYKLTSMVMVKDPFHANCLPVHIGTLVELSKANELFYLSHKLVDLYPNNPVSWFAVGCYYLMVGHKNEHARRYLSKATTLERTYGPAWIAYGHSFAVESEHDQAMAAYFTAAQLMKGCHLPLLYIGLEYGLTNNSKLAERFFSQALSIAPEDPFVMHEVAVVAFQNGDWKTAEKLFLDAMNKIKAIGNEVTVDKWEPLLNNLGHVCRKLKKYDQALEYHRQALVLIPQHASTYSVIGYVHSLMGDFESAIDYFHTALGLKRDDTFSVTMLGHCIEMYIGDTDAYIGQTSYMGTDIKDKVRGTLSTPVLMKMLNMSTEPSDARATPLLEESGIVVLETLPSNQDKASLDTPLRRSLPLECDMYESDMMLETSMSDTST; this is translated from the exons ATGTATAAAGGGAGCATTAGAACAATCACAATGAATCTCGACAGACTTCGAAAACGTGTACGACACTACATTGATCAG CAACAGTATCAAAGCGCTTTATTTTGGGCAGATAAGATTGCATCCCTGTCTCATG AAGACCCCCAGGATATCTACTGGCTAGCACAGTGCCTGTACCTCACCTCCCAGTACCACAGAGCCTCCCATGCCCTCCGCTCACGCAAACTAGATCAG TTGTATGGCGCGTGTCAATATCTCGCTGCTAGATGCCAC TATGCTGCCAAAGAGTTCCAGCAGGCCTTAGACATCCTGGACATGGAGGAGCCAGCCAGCAAGAAGCTGCTGGACCGGAGTGTCAAAGAGGACCACGGGATACAACAGTCGCCCAATGACTGGGAGATGAGCCCTGCCTCT ATCGACAGTTCTATTTGTCTGTTGCGGGGGAAGATCTATGATGCTATGGACAACCGGCCTCTGGCCACGTCCAGCTACAAAGAGGCCTTGAAACTGGACGTGTACTGCTTTGAAGCCTTCGACCTTCTAACGTCCCATCACATGCTGACCGCTCAGGAAG AAAAGGACTTCCTGGACTCACTTCCTCTGAGCCAACAGTGCACTGAGGAGGAAGACGAATTActtcacttcctgtttgagaATAAATTGAAGAAG tATAACAAACCTAGTGATATGGTGGTCCCAGAGATGGTCAACGGTCTCCAGGACAACTTGGATGTGGTGGTCTCCATCGCAGAGAGGCATTATTACAACTGCGACTTCAAAATGTGCTACAAACTCACATCCAT GGTGATGGTGAAAGACCCATTCCATGCCAACTGTTTACCTGTTCATATAGGAACACTGGTGGAGCTCAGCAAAGCAAATG AACTGTTCTACCTTTCACACAAGCTTGTGGACTTGTATCCCAACAACCCA GTCTCTTGGTTTGCTGTGGGATGCTACTATCTTATGGTCGGTCACAAGAATGAACACGCTCGTAGATATCTCAG CAAGGCAACAACTCTGGAGCGGACGTACGGTCCGGCATGGATCGCCTACGGTCACTCGTTTGCGGTGGAGAGTGAACACGACCAGGCCATGGCTGCTTACTTCACCGCTGCTCAACTGATGAAGGG GTGCCATCTCCCTCTGTTGTACATAGGGCTGGAGTACGGCCTTACTAACAACTCTAAACTGGCCGAGCGCTTCTTCAGCCAAGCCTTGAGCATCGCACCAGAAGACCCCTTTGTCATGCACGAGGTGGCCGTGGTGGCCTTCCAGAACGGAGA CTGGAAAACAGCCGAGAAGTTGTTCCTGGATGCCATGAACAAGATCAAAGCCATTGGGAACGAG GTGACCGTGGACAAGTGGGAGCCTCTTCTGAACAACCTGGGTCACGTTTGTCGAAAACTGAA GAAGTATGACCAGGCGTTGGAGTACCACCGGCAGGCCCTGGTTCTCATCCCTCAGCACGCCTCAACCTACTCAGTCATTGGATATGTGCACAGCCTCATGGGAGACTTCGAGAGCGCCATCGACTACTTTCACACG GCACTCGGTCTTAAAAGAGATGACACGTTTTCTGTGACTATGCTCGGCCACTGCATTGAGATGTACATTGGAGACACGGATGCCTACATAGGTCAAACTTCCTACATGG GGACGGACATAAAGGACAAGGTCCGTGGGACGCTGAGCACGCCGGTGTTGATGAAGATGCTGAACATGTCAACGGAACCCAGTGACGCTCGAGCCACGCCACTTCTGGAGGAGAGCGGCATCGTGGTCCTAGAGACGTTGCCGTCCAATCAGGACAAGGCCTCGTTGGACACGCCCCTACGGCGCTCGCTGCCCCTGGAATGTGACATGTACGAGAGCGACATGATGCTTGAGACCTCGATGTCGGACACCAGCACGTAA
- the LOC139538316 gene encoding cell division cycle protein 16 homolog isoform X1, with protein MYKGSIRTITMNLDRLRKRVRHYIDQQQYQSALFWADKIASLSHEDPQDIYWLAQCLYLTSQYHRASHALRSRKLDQLYGACQYLAARCHYAAKEFQQALDILDMEEPASKKLLDRSVKEDHGIQQSPNDWEMSPASLPLSSSFPTHPPSQIDSSICLLRGKIYDAMDNRPLATSSYKEALKLDVYCFEAFDLLTSHHMLTAQEEKDFLDSLPLSQQCTEEEDELLHFLFENKLKKYNKPSDMVVPEMVNGLQDNLDVVVSIAERHYYNCDFKMCYKLTSMVMVKDPFHANCLPVHIGTLVELSKANELFYLSHKLVDLYPNNPVSWFAVGCYYLMVGHKNEHARRYLSKATTLERTYGPAWIAYGHSFAVESEHDQAMAAYFTAAQLMKGCHLPLLYIGLEYGLTNNSKLAERFFSQALSIAPEDPFVMHEVAVVAFQNGDWKTAEKLFLDAMNKIKAIGNEVTVDKWEPLLNNLGHVCRKLKKYDQALEYHRQALVLIPQHASTYSVIGYVHSLMGDFESAIDYFHTALGLKRDDTFSVTMLGHCIEMYIGDTDAYIGQTSYMGTDIKDKVRGTLSTPVLMKMLNMSTEPSDARATPLLEESGIVVLETLPSNQDKASLDTPLRRSLPLECDMYESDMMLETSMSDTST; from the exons ATGTATAAAGGGAGCATTAGAACAATCACAATGAATCTCGACAGACTTCGAAAACGTGTACGACACTACATTGATCAG CAACAGTATCAAAGCGCTTTATTTTGGGCAGATAAGATTGCATCCCTGTCTCATG AAGACCCCCAGGATATCTACTGGCTAGCACAGTGCCTGTACCTCACCTCCCAGTACCACAGAGCCTCCCATGCCCTCCGCTCACGCAAACTAGATCAG TTGTATGGCGCGTGTCAATATCTCGCTGCTAGATGCCAC TATGCTGCCAAAGAGTTCCAGCAGGCCTTAGACATCCTGGACATGGAGGAGCCAGCCAGCAAGAAGCTGCTGGACCGGAGTGTCAAAGAGGACCACGGGATACAACAGTCGCCCAATGACTGGGAGATGAGCCCTGCCTCT ctccctctctcttcctcatttCCCACTCACCCCCCCTCTCAGATCGACAGTTCTATTTGTCTGTTGCGGGGGAAGATCTATGATGCTATGGACAACCGGCCTCTGGCCACGTCCAGCTACAAAGAGGCCTTGAAACTGGACGTGTACTGCTTTGAAGCCTTCGACCTTCTAACGTCCCATCACATGCTGACCGCTCAGGAAG AAAAGGACTTCCTGGACTCACTTCCTCTGAGCCAACAGTGCACTGAGGAGGAAGACGAATTActtcacttcctgtttgagaATAAATTGAAGAAG tATAACAAACCTAGTGATATGGTGGTCCCAGAGATGGTCAACGGTCTCCAGGACAACTTGGATGTGGTGGTCTCCATCGCAGAGAGGCATTATTACAACTGCGACTTCAAAATGTGCTACAAACTCACATCCAT GGTGATGGTGAAAGACCCATTCCATGCCAACTGTTTACCTGTTCATATAGGAACACTGGTGGAGCTCAGCAAAGCAAATG AACTGTTCTACCTTTCACACAAGCTTGTGGACTTGTATCCCAACAACCCA GTCTCTTGGTTTGCTGTGGGATGCTACTATCTTATGGTCGGTCACAAGAATGAACACGCTCGTAGATATCTCAG CAAGGCAACAACTCTGGAGCGGACGTACGGTCCGGCATGGATCGCCTACGGTCACTCGTTTGCGGTGGAGAGTGAACACGACCAGGCCATGGCTGCTTACTTCACCGCTGCTCAACTGATGAAGGG GTGCCATCTCCCTCTGTTGTACATAGGGCTGGAGTACGGCCTTACTAACAACTCTAAACTGGCCGAGCGCTTCTTCAGCCAAGCCTTGAGCATCGCACCAGAAGACCCCTTTGTCATGCACGAGGTGGCCGTGGTGGCCTTCCAGAACGGAGA CTGGAAAACAGCCGAGAAGTTGTTCCTGGATGCCATGAACAAGATCAAAGCCATTGGGAACGAG GTGACCGTGGACAAGTGGGAGCCTCTTCTGAACAACCTGGGTCACGTTTGTCGAAAACTGAA GAAGTATGACCAGGCGTTGGAGTACCACCGGCAGGCCCTGGTTCTCATCCCTCAGCACGCCTCAACCTACTCAGTCATTGGATATGTGCACAGCCTCATGGGAGACTTCGAGAGCGCCATCGACTACTTTCACACG GCACTCGGTCTTAAAAGAGATGACACGTTTTCTGTGACTATGCTCGGCCACTGCATTGAGATGTACATTGGAGACACGGATGCCTACATAGGTCAAACTTCCTACATGG GGACGGACATAAAGGACAAGGTCCGTGGGACGCTGAGCACGCCGGTGTTGATGAAGATGCTGAACATGTCAACGGAACCCAGTGACGCTCGAGCCACGCCACTTCTGGAGGAGAGCGGCATCGTGGTCCTAGAGACGTTGCCGTCCAATCAGGACAAGGCCTCGTTGGACACGCCCCTACGGCGCTCGCTGCCCCTGGAATGTGACATGTACGAGAGCGACATGATGCTTGAGACCTCGATGTCGGACACCAGCACGTAA